Proteins encoded within one genomic window of Haematobia irritans isolate KBUSLIRL chromosome 5, ASM5000362v1, whole genome shotgun sequence:
- the LOC142241050 gene encoding cathepsin F-like, with amino-acid sequence MERQMRVRIFKQNLKIIQDLNANERGSAKYGITEFADLASTEYKQRTGMWQRDEGNAALN; translated from the coding sequence ATGGAAAGACAAATGCGTGTGAGAATTTtcaagcaaaatttaaaaatcatacagGATTTGAATGCAAATGAGCGTGGTAGTGCCAAATATGGTATCACTGAATTTGCTGATTTGGCCAGTACCGAATATAAACAACGTACCGGCATGTGGCAACGAGATGAGGGTAATGCTGCTTTAAACTGA